A portion of the Vibrio coralliirubri genome contains these proteins:
- a CDS encoding valine--pyruvate transaminase: MQFSKFGEKFNRYSGITRLMDDLNDGLRTPGAIMLGGGNPAAIPAMLDYFNQASADMLASGELIAALANYDGPQGKDSFIKSLAAMLKETYGWDISEKNISLTNGSQSGFFYLFNLLAGQQPDGSHKKILLPIAPEYIGYGDAGIDDDIFISYHPEIELLENRQFKYHVDFEQLKVDDSVAAICASRPTNPTGNVLTDEEVRKLDKLARENNIPLLIDNAYGLPFPNIIFEDVEPFWNENTILCMSLSKLGLPGVRCGIVIASEEVTQALTNMNGIISLAPNSVGPAIANHMIEKGDLLRLSSEVIKPFYKDKSLRAVELLQDAIDDPRFRIHKPEGAIFLWLWFDELPITTMELYDRLKARGVLIVPGEYFFIGQEDEWDHAHQCLRMNYVQDDEAMQKGIAIIAEEVKKAYSEQ; this comes from the coding sequence ATGCAGTTCTCTAAGTTTGGCGAAAAGTTTAATCGATACTCTGGAATCACTCGTTTAATGGATGATTTGAATGATGGCCTGCGCACTCCTGGCGCTATCATGCTCGGTGGTGGCAACCCAGCCGCTATCCCAGCCATGCTCGATTACTTTAACCAAGCCAGTGCCGACATGCTCGCCAGTGGAGAACTCATCGCCGCCCTCGCCAACTACGATGGTCCGCAGGGTAAAGACAGCTTCATCAAGTCGTTAGCAGCAATGCTGAAAGAGACCTATGGTTGGGACATCAGCGAGAAGAACATCAGCCTGACTAATGGCAGTCAAAGTGGCTTCTTCTACCTATTCAACCTGCTAGCAGGCCAACAGCCTGACGGTTCGCACAAGAAAATCCTACTGCCGATCGCACCGGAATACATCGGCTACGGCGACGCGGGTATTGATGACGATATCTTTATCTCTTACCACCCAGAGATCGAGCTGCTAGAAAACCGCCAGTTCAAATACCACGTCGATTTTGAACAACTAAAGGTTGATGACTCAGTAGCGGCTATCTGTGCATCTCGTCCAACCAACCCAACGGGTAACGTACTGACCGACGAAGAAGTACGTAAATTGGATAAACTGGCGCGTGAAAACAACATCCCACTGCTGATCGACAATGCTTACGGCCTGCCGTTTCCAAACATCATCTTTGAAGATGTCGAACCGTTCTGGAATGAAAATACGATTCTGTGCATGAGCCTTTCTAAGCTTGGTTTGCCAGGTGTGCGTTGCGGTATCGTGATTGCGAGTGAAGAAGTAACACAAGCATTGACCAACATGAATGGCATCATCAGCTTAGCGCCAAACAGTGTCGGCCCTGCGATTGCCAATCACATGATTGAAAAAGGCGATTTACTGCGCTTGAGCAGTGAGGTGATCAAGCCTTTCTACAAAGACAAATCGCTACGTGCAGTTGAACTGTTACAAGACGCTATCGACGACCCTCGCTTCCGTATTCACAAACCTGAAGGCGCTATCTTCTTATGGCTATGGTTTGATGAGCTACCGATCACCACAATGGAACTGTACGACCGCCTTAAAGCTCGCGGCGTATTGATTGTTCCGGGTGAATACTTCTTTATCGGTCAAGAAGACGAGTGGGATCATGCTCACCAGTGCTTGCGTATGAACTACGTGCAAGATGATGAGGCGATGCAGAAAGGCATTGCTATCATTGCTGAAGAAGTGAAAAAGGCTTACTCAGAGCAGTAA